One Nonomuraea angiospora DNA segment encodes these proteins:
- a CDS encoding sensor histidine kinase: MIRRATKLDKIRWVIVYSIDLVNLLTLFGYYDLYVRWQDFGVPWPVVLTGVVLLLIFNVLATRPHRVAMRGGRRPTAILSVTGVITLVMAVNGLMWAIPTWLGMLGPFVRRRTVVILSVLSVVLFNLYVGLLGAPIWGTLLVQSVFTGMGVGGVLTNLWLWRVAKEAYEGQEAQARLAVSEERLRFARDLNALLGQSLTDIAARTEGASRTLPADPAAAAEEMFAVRDLARRSLREVRSVVQGYRAVDLDELLASVRAVLEAADVRCTVRAETGSLSPETRTLLATVVREGATNVLKHSTAERCTITIEDGVLEMSNDGVSGPAGAHAPNGLAGLAQRVRAAGGTLEAAPTHEGGYLLRAAVPA; encoded by the coding sequence GTGATCCGCCGTGCGACGAAGCTGGACAAGATCCGCTGGGTGATCGTCTACTCGATCGACCTCGTCAATCTGCTCACCCTCTTCGGCTACTACGACCTCTACGTCCGGTGGCAGGACTTCGGGGTGCCGTGGCCGGTGGTCCTGACCGGCGTCGTCCTGCTGCTGATCTTCAACGTGCTGGCGACCCGGCCGCACCGGGTGGCCATGAGGGGCGGCAGGCGGCCCACCGCGATCCTCTCGGTGACCGGCGTGATCACCCTGGTCATGGCCGTCAACGGGCTCATGTGGGCCATCCCGACGTGGCTGGGCATGCTGGGGCCCTTCGTCCGCAGGCGCACCGTCGTGATCCTGTCGGTCCTGTCCGTCGTGCTCTTCAACCTCTACGTGGGGCTGCTGGGCGCGCCCATCTGGGGCACACTCCTGGTGCAGTCGGTGTTCACCGGCATGGGCGTGGGCGGCGTGCTGACCAACCTGTGGCTCTGGCGGGTGGCCAAGGAGGCCTACGAAGGGCAGGAGGCGCAGGCCAGGCTGGCGGTCTCGGAGGAGCGCCTGCGCTTCGCCCGCGACCTCAACGCCCTGCTCGGGCAGAGCCTGACCGACATCGCCGCCCGCACCGAGGGCGCGTCGCGCACGCTGCCCGCCGACCCGGCGGCGGCGGCCGAGGAGATGTTCGCGGTGCGCGACCTGGCCCGGCGCTCGCTGCGCGAGGTGCGCTCCGTCGTGCAGGGCTACCGGGCCGTCGACCTGGACGAGCTGCTCGCCAGCGTGCGGGCCGTGCTGGAGGCGGCGGACGTACGATGCACCGTGCGCGCCGAGACGGGCTCGCTGTCGCCGGAGACCCGCACGCTGCTGGCCACGGTCGTGCGCGAGGGCGCCACCAACGTGCTCAAGCACAGCACGGCCGAACGCTGCACGATCACGATCGAGGATGGAGTGCTGGAGATGTCCAACGACGGGGTGAGCGGACCGGCGGGCGCGCACGCGCCGAACGGCCTGGCGGGGCTGGCCCAGCGCGTACGCGCGGCCGGCGGCACCCTGGAGGCCGCGCCGACGCACGAGGGCGGCTACCTGCTGCGGGCGGCGGTGCCGGCATGA